In one Rutidosis leptorrhynchoides isolate AG116_Rl617_1_P2 chromosome 8, CSIRO_AGI_Rlap_v1, whole genome shotgun sequence genomic region, the following are encoded:
- the LOC139864160 gene encoding uncharacterized mitochondrial protein AtMg00810-like, which yields MHQPLGFRDPTKPNHVCLLKRSLYGLKQAPRAWYQRFADFVSIIGFVNNKVDHSLFVYHHGNNTAYLLLYVDDIILVTSSHALRCKLLHLLGNDFAMKDLGPLNSFLGISVSRSSQGLFLAQEAYAKDIIERAGMLFSNPCATPFDTLGKQSSKLGTPYSKPTLYRSLAGALQYLTFTCPDISYAVQQICLHMHAPYTSHVHALKHVIRYIQGTVSMGLHITPSSSRDLVAFTDADWAGCPDTRRSTSGYCVYLGDNLLSWSSKRQPIVSRSSAEAEYRGVANVVAEVCWLRNLLMELHCPLHKSTLVYCDNVSAIYLSGNPIQHQRTKHIELDIHFVREKVARGQVRILHFPTRFQIADIFTKGLPRVLFEEFRASLCIRPPNASTAGV from the coding sequence ATGCACCAACCGTTGGGTTTTCGTGATCCTACTAAACCGAATCATGTATGTTTATTAAAACGCTCGTTATATGGTCTCAAACAAGCACCTCGTGCTTGGTACCAACGATTTGCCGATTTTGTATCAATCATTGGCTTCGTGAATAACAAAGTTGATCATTCCTTATTTGTTTATCATCATGGTAACAACACCGCCTACTTGctattatatgtggatgacatTATCCTAGTCACGTCATCTCATGCTTTGCGATGTAAACTGTTACATCTTTTGGGTAACGACTTCGCAATGAAAGATCTCGGTCCTTTGAATTCTTTCTTGGGAATATCAGTTTCACGGTCCTCTCAAGGGCTATTTCTAGCACAAGAAGCATACGCCAAGGATATCATTGAGCGAGCAGGTATGCTGTTTTCTAACCCTTGTGCAACACCATTCGATACATTGGGGAAACAGAGTTCAAAACTTGGAACTCCATACTCCAAACCGACACTTTATCGAAGCCTAGCCGGTGCACTACAATATTTAACCTTCACGTGTCCGGATATTTCATACGCGGTGCAACAAATTTGCTTACACATGCATGCACCTTACACGTCTCATGTTCATGCACTTAAACATGTTATTAGATACATTCAGGGGACCGTTTCCATGGGATTACACATTACACCATCTTCCTCGCGTGACTTAGTAGCATTCACCGACGCCGACTGGGCAGGCTGCCCGGACACTAGACGTTCGACTTCAGGATATTGTGTCTATCTGGGCGATAATTTATTGTCTTGGTCCTCAAAAAGGCAACCCATTGTATCTCGATCCAGCGCTGAAGCTGAGTACAGGGGGGTAGCAAATGTTGTAGCGGAGGTCTGTTGGCTTCGCAATTTGCTTATGGAGTTACATTGTCCCCTTCACAAGTCCACACTTGTTTATTGTGACAACGTGAGTGCTATTTACTTATCAGGGAATCCAATTCAACATCAACGCACCAAACACATTGAACTTGATATTCATTTTGTACGGGAAAAAGTGGCTCGAGGACAAGTCCGCATTTTACATTTTCCCACACGTTTTCAGATAGCGGACATCTTCACTAAAGGTTTACCGAGGGTCTTGTTCGAGGAGTTTCGAGCCAGTCTATGCATTCGACCACCGAACGCTTCGACTGCGGGGGTGTAA